One genomic window of Ruminococcus gauvreauii includes the following:
- a CDS encoding PAS domain-containing hybrid sensor histidine kinase/response regulator codes for MDDRGLRLEKKAGYFKWMLDEYVGNVYVCDMDTYELLYLNQNACETLGVPIEKVLGRKCYEVIQGRTSPCPFCTNDRITEDEFYEWEFFNPVLDHKFMIKNRVIDWEGHRARLELSHDDDSTEYKIAKKNRERSAILRTIPGGFARLDARDMRTVLWYGGDFLRLIGYTEDQFINELNSQCTYVHPDDLERAISVMQESKATGHDTTMETRIITRDEKVRILTMTFSYVSSEESWDGIESFYSVGIDITKDREEQARQRKALEDACQAAQVASAAKSNFLSSMSHDIRTPMNAIMGMAAIARANLNSPGKVYDCLNKIGTSGKHLLSLINEVLDMSKIESGKIDLALGQVNLPGILQDVMDMCGPLINEKRQQFQISIGQVQHEEVIADGDRLQQILMNLLSNAIKYTHEEGTITLRISEQPSQTHGKSQYEFTCIDSGIGMSPEYLSHIFEPFSRAEDPRISKLQGTGLGMTITENVVRMMNGTIQVESELGKGSKFTVSVPMEWCGQEESLSDELLGLPVLVVDDDQITCENAAALLNELGMRGYWVMSGREAIGRIAAAHDQKDDFFAVILDWVMPDMNGLETVRVIREKLGDDVPIIIISAYDYSDIEEEFISAGADAFITKPLFKSKMLQVLQLFISSEESDAVHAADEKKDPEFYGKRILLAEDNEVNREIVIELLRVHDISVDAAENGQQAMEMFDTSEPGTYHAILMDIQMPVLNGYGAAAGIRSLKRSDAQSIPIIALTADAFADDIARSQKAGMNAHIAKPVDVNYLLETLHKWMD; via the coding sequence ATGGATGACCGGGGGTTGCGTCTGGAAAAGAAAGCAGGATATTTTAAGTGGATGCTGGATGAATACGTGGGAAATGTCTATGTCTGCGATATGGATACATACGAGCTGTTATATCTGAATCAAAATGCCTGCGAAACGCTGGGAGTTCCCATAGAAAAAGTTCTTGGCCGCAAATGCTATGAAGTGATCCAGGGCAGGACATCGCCATGTCCTTTTTGCACGAATGACCGTATAACGGAGGATGAATTTTACGAATGGGAATTCTTCAATCCCGTTTTAGACCATAAGTTTATGATCAAAAATCGTGTGATAGACTGGGAAGGACATCGGGCGAGACTTGAACTTTCACACGATGATGACAGCACGGAATATAAGATTGCGAAAAAAAACCGGGAGCGGTCGGCAATCCTGAGGACGATTCCGGGAGGTTTTGCCCGGCTGGATGCCCGTGATATGAGGACTGTTCTATGGTATGGGGGCGATTTCCTGCGGCTCATCGGCTATACAGAGGATCAGTTTATCAATGAGCTGAATTCCCAGTGTACTTATGTACACCCCGACGATTTGGAGCGGGCAATCAGCGTCATGCAGGAATCAAAAGCCACCGGTCATGATACGACCATGGAGACACGTATCATAACCCGCGATGAAAAGGTCAGAATACTGACGATGACTTTCAGCTATGTCAGCAGCGAAGAGAGCTGGGATGGTATAGAATCATTCTACAGTGTCGGCATTGATATCACAAAAGACCGTGAGGAGCAGGCAAGACAGCGAAAAGCGCTGGAAGATGCATGCCAGGCAGCACAGGTTGCAAGTGCCGCCAAATCCAATTTTCTTTCTTCCATGTCACACGATATCCGTACGCCTATGAATGCCATAATGGGAATGGCGGCTATTGCCCGGGCGAATCTGAACAGCCCCGGTAAAGTGTATGACTGCCTGAATAAGATAGGCACATCCGGCAAACATTTACTGAGCCTGATCAATGAAGTCCTGGATATGTCTAAGATAGAGAGCGGGAAAATAGACCTGGCATTGGGACAGGTAAATCTGCCCGGTATATTACAGGATGTAATGGATATGTGCGGCCCCCTGATCAACGAAAAACGTCAGCAGTTTCAGATCAGTATCGGACAGGTACAGCATGAAGAAGTGATTGCAGACGGTGACCGGCTGCAGCAGATTCTGATGAATCTCCTTTCAAATGCCATTAAATATACACATGAGGAGGGGACGATCACCCTTAGGATCAGTGAACAACCATCCCAGACTCACGGAAAAAGTCAATATGAGTTCACCTGTATCGACAGCGGGATCGGGATGTCACCGGAATACCTCTCTCACATCTTTGAACCGTTCTCACGGGCGGAAGATCCCCGGATCAGCAAGCTTCAGGGCACCGGACTTGGCATGACGATAACAGAGAATGTTGTCCGAATGATGAATGGCACAATCCAGGTGGAGAGTGAACTGGGAAAAGGCAGTAAATTTACGGTATCAGTACCAATGGAATGGTGCGGACAGGAGGAATCATTAAGCGATGAACTGCTGGGACTGCCGGTACTTGTCGTTGATGATGATCAGATTACGTGTGAGAATGCTGCTGCACTGCTGAATGAGTTGGGAATGCGCGGATACTGGGTAATGTCAGGGAGAGAAGCCATCGGCCGTATAGCAGCAGCCCATGATCAGAAGGATGACTTTTTTGCTGTTATTCTGGACTGGGTCATGCCGGATATGAATGGTTTAGAGACCGTCAGAGTCATCCGCGAAAAACTGGGTGACGATGTTCCGATTATCATCATATCAGCATATGACTACTCTGATATTGAAGAGGAATTTATAAGTGCAGGTGCAGATGCTTTTATCACCAAACCCCTCTTTAAGTCAAAAATGCTGCAGGTTCTGCAGCTGTTCATTTCTTCAGAGGAGTCCGATGCGGTGCATGCAGCAGATGAAAAGAAGGACCCTGAATTTTATGGTAAGAGAATACTGCTGGCGGAGGACAATGAAGTCAATCGTGAAATTGTTATAGAATTGCTGAGGGTGCATGATATCAGTGTAGATGCAGCGGAAAACGGACAACAGGCCATGGAAATGTTTGATACTTCAGAACCGGGAACCTATCATGCGATTCTTATGGACATTCAGATGCCAGTGTTAAATGGTTACGGTGCAGCTGCCGGGATAAGATCTCTGAAAAGGAGTGATGCGCAGAGTATCCCCATTATAGCACTGACTGCGGATGCATTCGCTGATGATATCGCCCGGTCGCAGAAAGCCGGGATGAATGCTCATATTGCAAAACCTGTAGATGTAAACTATCTGCTGGAGACTTTGCATAAGTGGATGGACTGA
- a CDS encoding GGDEF domain-containing protein, with protein MHLLLLTAAAYFYFNQRYFCMAEKFCEMQSPRRLFVPLCFVVNYSFFYLCSVLEFPLTVNWFLFAFLLFFETLLYNKGEKRCALFAALLGILYGLASNIFCRSIAAIVMDKPLQHFDNHVSSTANLKGIPVFLGFMLTGLIMQLLSGQVFTERMRRILRHPWHQAFLLEMMAGLFFYMFLNLLLYSTPLNDVFLKVWSIKSCMFSIVGLYIAVRYTIRICDMEDYREKNRSIQRMLEERRREEEELRQQAAADPLTGLYNRQYADEKIESMLKQKIPFTVCFLDLDGLKYVNDQFGHEEGDHYILTATDHIQRSCRCGKDLLCRYGGDEFLILFEGLLAEKAEEKAEAINRDLGRIGCDGDFPYSMSLSCGVVESPSYSDGAAMIQEADRKMYEQKRKKRRARDQSLVP; from the coding sequence ATGCACTTACTTTTACTGACTGCAGCTGCATATTTTTATTTCAACCAAAGGTACTTTTGCATGGCAGAAAAATTCTGCGAAATGCAGTCTCCCCGCAGGCTGTTTGTACCGCTTTGCTTTGTCGTTAACTATTCGTTCTTCTATCTGTGCAGCGTACTGGAATTTCCGCTCACTGTGAACTGGTTCCTGTTTGCATTTTTGCTGTTTTTTGAGACGCTTCTGTACAATAAGGGGGAAAAGCGGTGTGCGCTGTTTGCCGCGCTGCTGGGGATTCTCTACGGACTCGCATCCAATATCTTTTGCCGCAGCATCGCTGCTATCGTGATGGACAAGCCGCTTCAGCACTTTGACAATCATGTTTCGAGCACAGCCAACCTGAAGGGGATACCCGTCTTTCTGGGCTTTATGCTCACAGGACTGATCATGCAGCTCCTGAGCGGGCAGGTCTTTACAGAGAGGATGCGCCGAATACTGAGGCATCCGTGGCATCAGGCATTCTTGCTGGAGATGATGGCGGGGCTGTTTTTCTATATGTTTCTCAATCTGCTCCTTTATTCAACGCCGCTCAACGATGTATTCCTGAAGGTATGGAGCATCAAATCCTGCATGTTCAGCATTGTGGGACTTTATATAGCGGTCCGGTACACCATCCGTATCTGTGACATGGAGGATTACAGGGAGAAAAACCGGAGTATACAGCGGATGCTGGAGGAGCGAAGACGGGAAGAGGAAGAGCTGCGGCAGCAGGCAGCTGCAGATCCGCTGACGGGGCTTTATAACCGCCAGTATGCAGATGAGAAGATCGAATCCATGCTGAAACAAAAAATCCCTTTTACCGTCTGTTTTTTGGATTTGGACGGACTCAAATATGTCAACGATCAGTTTGGTCACGAGGAAGGCGACCATTATATTCTGACGGCTACGGATCATATCCAGCGCAGCTGCCGCTGTGGAAAAGATCTGCTCTGCAGATATGGCGGGGATGAGTTTCTGATTCTGTTTGAAGGACTTTTAGCGGAAAAAGCGGAGGAGAAGGCAGAAGCGATCAATCGTGATCTGGGCAGAATAGGATGCGATGGGGATTTCCCGTATTCTATGTCACTGAGCTGCGGCGTGGTGGAGAGTCCTTCATATTCAGACGGTGCAGCCATGATCCAGGAGGCTGACCGAAAAATGTACGAACAGAAACGCAAAAAACGGCGGGCACGTGATCAGAGCCTGGTCCCCTGA
- a CDS encoding putative bifunctional diguanylate cyclase/phosphodiesterase, producing the protein MEAHRTVLIVEDNLINREILREILASEYQVLEAGDGQEALSILEKQSDKISLILLDIVMPVMDGFTFLSHVKKEPSFASIPVIVTTQSNSEKDEVTALSHGAADFVPKPYRPQIILHRAANIINLRETAAMVNQLQYDRLTGIYNKEYFYKCARDILMQNPGEEYDIICSDIENFKLVNDIFGTSAGDCLLQEISGLYREIIKGAGIYGRIGADQFACMRKRSCRYTDDMFIHFIQRLNARSCAKNVLMKWGIYSVEDRGLPVEKMCDRALLAVRSIKGQYGKYFAFYDDALRDKLLREQSITDEMAAALLQGQFEVYFQPQYRIADGSLAGAEALVRWIHPKWGLQPPSTFIPLFERNGFITRLDQFVWDKVCAVLQKWDNMGYLPISVSVNVSRADIYNIDLADDLLRIVRKYGLTASRIPLEITESAYTENPSQIIETVRSLKRLGFEIEMDDFGSGYSSLNMLNEMPLNVLKLDMRFVQSETAKPKNRSILRYIMEIARFLGLRVVAEGVETNEQLERLRDLGCDYVQGYYFARPMPIEEFEKLIKR; encoded by the coding sequence ATGGAAGCACACAGAACGGTATTAATCGTAGAAGACAATCTGATTAACCGGGAGATACTCAGGGAAATCCTGGCTTCGGAATATCAGGTACTGGAAGCCGGAGACGGGCAGGAGGCACTCTCTATCCTGGAAAAACAGAGTGATAAAATCTCTTTAATACTGCTTGATATTGTTATGCCGGTTATGGACGGCTTTACATTTCTTTCGCATGTCAAGAAGGAACCCTCCTTCGCATCGATTCCTGTGATCGTCACTACACAGAGCAACAGTGAGAAGGACGAAGTGACCGCCCTGTCCCACGGCGCTGCTGATTTTGTCCCAAAACCTTACCGGCCGCAGATTATTCTGCACCGCGCGGCAAATATTATCAACCTGCGGGAAACTGCTGCCATGGTGAATCAGCTGCAGTATGACCGTCTGACAGGAATCTATAATAAAGAATATTTTTATAAATGTGCCAGAGATATACTTATGCAGAATCCCGGCGAGGAATACGATATTATCTGCTCTGATATTGAGAATTTCAAACTGGTCAACGATATCTTCGGCACTTCAGCCGGGGACTGCCTGCTTCAGGAAATCTCCGGGCTGTACCGGGAAATCATAAAAGGAGCCGGCATATATGGCCGAATTGGTGCAGACCAGTTTGCCTGTATGAGAAAACGCAGCTGCCGATATACAGATGATATGTTCATTCATTTCATACAACGTCTGAATGCGCGGTCCTGTGCGAAAAATGTCCTTATGAAATGGGGCATTTACTCCGTGGAAGACCGGGGGCTGCCGGTGGAGAAGATGTGTGACCGGGCGTTGCTGGCCGTACGCAGCATAAAGGGACAATACGGGAAATACTTTGCCTTTTATGACGATGCACTCCGCGATAAGCTGCTGCGTGAGCAGTCCATCACTGATGAAATGGCAGCCGCCCTGCTGCAGGGACAGTTCGAGGTTTATTTTCAGCCTCAGTACCGCATCGCAGACGGCAGTCTGGCCGGTGCTGAAGCCCTGGTGAGATGGATACACCCCAAGTGGGGGCTTCAGCCGCCCTCAACATTCATCCCGCTGTTTGAAAGGAATGGCTTTATCACCAGGCTGGATCAGTTCGTGTGGGACAAAGTCTGTGCGGTCCTGCAGAAATGGGACAATATGGGGTATCTCCCGATATCTGTTTCGGTCAATGTCTCCAGAGCGGATATCTACAATATCGATCTCGCTGATGATCTTCTGCGGATCGTCCGTAAGTATGGACTGACAGCGTCGCGGATACCGCTGGAGATCACCGAGAGTGCTTACACGGAAAATCCCAGTCAGATTATTGAAACTGTCCGGTCATTAAAAAGACTGGGATTTGAGATCGAAATGGATGATTTTGGGAGCGGCTATTCGTCACTCAACATGCTCAATGAAATGCCGCTGAATGTTCTGAAACTTGACATGCGTTTTGTACAAAGTGAGACAGCCAAGCCCAAAAACAGGAGCATTCTCCGCTATATCATGGAGATTGCCCGATTTCTGGGACTCCGTGTCGTGGCAGAAGGTGTTGAGACGAACGAACAGCTGGAGCGGCTGCGAGATCTCGGTTGTGACTATGTTCAGGGATACTATTTTGCCAGGCCAATGCCTATCGAAGAGTTTGAAAAACTGATAAAAAGATAG
- a CDS encoding PAS domain-containing hybrid sensor histidine kinase/response regulator has translation MEAEKIFDALQHTGIYIVDRETMITYYENPIAQQYSVKERIGKPCYSSHGNTSMCSSCPIRTQEHVSFVSRGDLNMVFIVRSVEITWNGRPSYLISVAKQMDLPHMTEYDKSMNRMSRALQCSVSVYTEINLEAMSYRRIKLKNVQRFDTAPVGDYARVFELMCQNEIHPDDVARVRENLAPDILHAISADSKGASEFSVRYRLKNAEPMVMMETRVIILRDELPHYAVCIVTDVTEETMRNEQIDALSNVLQNVAVGMFVFELDQNDCHVVIANPAVCKMMGIDREKTLGIQNEQILSLTHPDDVPLIQNVIRKMSVPGGAMDYEYRTLNKRSGNYIWLSAKARSMASPDGKVLAYISYYDITEARKLRELQAALEAEKKATEAKSGFLANMSHEIRTPMNAILGMTELAIGMVHDNDVVAEYLKQIKESSDYLLGILNDILEMSRIDSGKVSLNKEWIAPREILTPVLNMISPRMTEKGITFTYDPRILRRSRIKFLIDPQKTKQMLMNLLNNACKFTPEGGQVKLSFRNISIDRSNGTALDHIIIEDDGCGMSKEFLQRIFQPFEQERISQTASVQGTGLGLAISRTVARQMGGDITVVSELGKGSAFTITFPYQYRLTDADEETVDSNDQHISDSVLAGKRILLAEDHPLNALIATKLLENQGIAITHVSDGEGAVKIFASNPPDTYAAILMDVCMPNMDGLTATKAIRSMAREDAKTIPIIAMTANAYDEDRKKSKEAGMNIHLTKPIVPAILYDTLKKCMKT, from the coding sequence ATGGAAGCAGAAAAAATCTTTGATGCTCTGCAGCATACCGGTATCTACATTGTGGATAGGGAAACTATGATTACTTACTATGAAAACCCGATTGCTCAGCAATATTCTGTAAAAGAGCGAATTGGGAAACCCTGTTATTCCAGTCACGGAAATACCTCCATGTGTAGTTCCTGTCCGATTCGCACCCAGGAACATGTTAGCTTTGTCAGCCGGGGAGATCTGAACATGGTTTTTATTGTCCGCAGTGTGGAAATCACCTGGAATGGACGTCCTTCCTATCTGATTTCTGTTGCGAAACAGATGGATCTGCCACACATGACAGAATACGATAAGTCCATGAATCGTATGAGCAGAGCTTTGCAGTGTTCTGTGAGTGTGTATACTGAAATTAATCTGGAAGCCATGAGCTACCGCCGGATCAAGCTGAAAAATGTGCAGCGCTTCGACACAGCGCCTGTTGGGGATTATGCCAGGGTATTTGAATTGATGTGTCAGAATGAAATACATCCGGACGATGTGGCGAGAGTCAGAGAGAATCTGGCGCCCGATATCCTCCATGCTATCAGCGCAGACAGCAAGGGCGCCAGCGAGTTCAGTGTTCGATATCGGCTGAAAAATGCTGAGCCCATGGTAATGATGGAGACGCGTGTTATCATCCTGCGCGATGAACTGCCTCATTATGCGGTGTGTATCGTTACTGATGTGACGGAAGAAACCATGCGCAATGAGCAGATTGATGCGCTGTCTAACGTTCTGCAGAATGTGGCTGTTGGAATGTTTGTATTTGAACTGGATCAAAATGACTGCCATGTGGTAATTGCAAATCCGGCTGTCTGTAAAATGATGGGCATTGACAGAGAGAAGACGTTAGGTATTCAAAACGAACAAATTTTATCTTTGACCCACCCTGATGATGTTCCGTTGATTCAGAACGTCATTCGAAAGATGAGTGTTCCCGGCGGTGCGATGGATTATGAATACCGCACGCTTAACAAAAGAAGCGGAAATTATATCTGGCTGTCGGCAAAGGCAAGAAGTATGGCCAGCCCGGACGGAAAAGTATTGGCATATATTTCATATTATGACATTACGGAAGCCAGAAAGCTGCGTGAATTACAGGCTGCTCTGGAAGCGGAAAAGAAAGCCACAGAAGCAAAATCAGGTTTTCTGGCTAACATGAGCCATGAGATTCGTACGCCAATGAACGCAATCCTGGGAATGACTGAGCTGGCGATAGGCATGGTTCATGATAACGATGTGGTAGCAGAATACCTCAAACAGATCAAAGAGTCCAGTGATTATCTGCTGGGTATCCTTAATGATATACTTGAAATGAGCCGGATCGACAGCGGTAAGGTTTCGCTGAATAAAGAGTGGATCGCTCCCCGGGAGATTCTGACCCCCGTGTTGAATATGATTTCGCCGCGGATGACGGAGAAAGGTATTACTTTTACATACGATCCCCGTATACTCCGGAGGTCAAGGATCAAATTCTTGATTGATCCGCAGAAAACAAAACAAATGCTGATGAATCTGCTGAATAATGCCTGCAAATTTACGCCGGAAGGAGGACAGGTCAAGTTGTCGTTTCGCAATATTTCTATCGATCGTTCCAATGGCACGGCGCTGGACCATATTATTATTGAAGACGATGGCTGTGGGATGAGCAAAGAATTTCTTCAGAGGATTTTCCAGCCATTTGAGCAGGAACGTATTTCACAGACAGCTTCTGTTCAAGGGACAGGTTTGGGACTTGCCATCTCCCGAACCGTAGCGAGACAGATGGGTGGGGACATTACAGTGGTCAGCGAACTAGGAAAAGGATCTGCATTCACGATTACCTTTCCATATCAGTACCGGCTCACTGATGCCGATGAGGAGACAGTGGATTCGAACGATCAGCACATCAGCGACTCCGTGCTAGCAGGCAAAAGGATTCTTTTGGCGGAAGATCATCCCCTTAACGCACTCATAGCGACGAAACTCCTGGAAAACCAGGGAATTGCGATTACACATGTCAGCGACGGGGAAGGAGCGGTGAAGATTTTTGCATCTAATCCGCCGGATACCTATGCAGCAATCTTGATGGATGTTTGTATGCCCAACATGGACGGTTTAACGGCGACAAAAGCCATTCGTTCCATGGCGCGTGAAGATGCAAAGACGATTCCTATCATCGCTATGACGGCCAATGCTTATGATGAGGACAGAAAAAAGTCAAAAGAAGCAGGTATGAACATCCATCTGACAAAACCAATTGTGCCGGCAATTTTATATGATACATTAAAGAAATGTATGAAGACATGA
- a CDS encoding TM1266 family iron-only hydrogenase system putative regulator, with protein MTTRVAVMGIIVEKTESAGKLNTLLHEYGDYMIGRMGIPYRKRGINIISVCLDAPQNTISALAGKIGNIDGISVKTSYSNVAYEE; from the coding sequence ATGACAACCAGGGTAGCAGTTATGGGGATTATTGTTGAGAAAACAGAGTCGGCAGGTAAGCTGAATACACTGCTTCACGAATACGGGGATTATATGATCGGCAGAATGGGGATCCCTTACAGGAAGCGTGGGATCAATATTATTTCAGTATGTCTTGATGCTCCGCAGAATACGATTTCAGCGCTTGCGGGGAAAATAGGCAATATTGACGGGATCAGTGTAAAGACCTCTTATTCCAATGTTGCCTATGAAGAGTAA
- a CDS encoding GGDEF domain-containing protein, which translates to MPLSLYFGWGLMLPVILSLLYGIAAHRALAALGYRQKNTVWARLRAALPSLLLFTLWGMVDVPLPVIYILAFLGKLFQLLRRNDSRFKEQFIINLTHLMTMALHMVLIGVFSICVKISMNDLLKLPFWRIATMSTVLAVNILFAWLLPRWSTLLGVLLTQSESEEVRPFLTFLWFCNLYLLLDSVLCVVRIDWKRLPVFLIGSTLLMEFYLIRFLGHLYSLLKVRYLEEEHEQLIRELARRNQSAEKWRSIGTLDSLTGIFSRRYIMEHTAALLQADTQFSLVFIDLDCLKQINDRQGHHAGDHYLIQFAKVLQSCLRGSDIFARVGGDEFAVLFPECPMETAVKRMEEIRSRMTEQYSPPFSFSFGVSCTSDNSEESAEDLFSRADEAMYRDKKNRSG; encoded by the coding sequence ATGCCGCTTTCATTGTATTTCGGGTGGGGTCTGATGCTGCCGGTCATTCTGTCACTGCTGTATGGCATTGCAGCACATCGCGCTTTGGCGGCTCTTGGATATCGTCAGAAGAATACTGTCTGGGCGAGGCTCAGAGCTGCACTTCCGTCTCTGCTCCTGTTTACGCTATGGGGAATGGTCGATGTACCGTTGCCGGTTATATACATCCTTGCCTTCCTGGGCAAGCTGTTTCAGCTGCTTCGAAGGAACGACAGCCGTTTTAAGGAACAGTTTATCATCAATCTGACACATCTTATGACAATGGCGCTGCACATGGTGCTGATCGGCGTCTTTTCGATATGCGTGAAAATATCGATGAATGATCTTCTGAAGCTCCCTTTCTGGAGAATTGCCACTATGAGTACGGTGCTGGCGGTAAATATTCTGTTCGCCTGGCTGCTGCCAAGATGGAGTACGCTTCTCGGTGTGCTGCTTACACAGTCGGAAAGTGAGGAGGTGCGTCCCTTTCTGACTTTTTTATGGTTCTGCAATCTGTATCTGCTGCTGGACAGTGTGCTCTGCGTTGTCAGAATCGACTGGAAACGGCTGCCGGTGTTTTTGATCGGAAGCACTTTGCTGATGGAGTTTTATCTGATCCGTTTTCTTGGCCACCTGTACAGTCTTCTGAAGGTGCGGTATCTGGAAGAGGAGCATGAACAGCTGATAAGGGAATTGGCAAGGAGGAATCAGAGTGCAGAAAAATGGCGCAGTATAGGTACGCTGGATTCTCTGACCGGCATTTTTTCACGGCGCTATATCATGGAGCATACAGCTGCACTTCTTCAGGCAGATACTCAGTTTTCCCTTGTGTTTATTGATCTTGACTGCCTCAAGCAGATCAATGACAGACAGGGACATCATGCCGGTGACCATTATCTTATACAATTTGCAAAAGTATTACAGTCATGTCTGCGCGGCTCGGATATATTTGCAAGGGTGGGCGGTGATGAGTTCGCGGTGCTGTTTCCTGAGTGTCCTATGGAAACAGCGGTGAAACGGATGGAGGAAATCCGTTCCCGGATGACGGAACAGTACAGTCCCCCATTTTCCTTCAGCTTTGGAGTTTCCTGCACATCTGATAACTCGGAAGAATCGGCAGAAGACTTATTCAGCCGGGCGGACGAGGCGATGTACCGGGATAAAAAGAACCGATCAGGATAG